Part of the Bacteroidota bacterium genome is shown below.
AATGTTAAGCCTGAGGGACGAGGGACGACCCAATCTCCCGGTACACGGATATATTCGCCGAATCCCCCATCAGTATTCATTCCCAAATCATATCCTGTTACAAGCACCTCATCTCCCTTATTGAACAGAGGGCTTTTCGATGCTTCTACAATGCCCGAAGCATCAATACCCGGCTGAAAGGGATATGTCCTCGTAACCCCTTTATTGCCTGTGGCGGAAAGAGCATCTTTATAGTTTAATCCGGAGAATAGAACTCTGATAAGTACCTCGTGGTCCGGCAGTTCACTGATAGAGCGTTCTTCAATCTTACGGACAAACCCTCCATCCTGTTCCCTGACCATCAGGGCACGGAATTTCTTGTCTTCCATTTCTTTTTTTTATCAAAAGTAATAAATGACGTGAAACCCAAAAGTATTTTATACACAATCATGTAAAATAATAATTCACTGCATGCAGGTTCTATCATACCATACTCCTGCAGCAAGCCAATCACAAACGATCTTCAGGAAACAACAGGTTGCTATCTTTCAACAAGTACTTTAATCAGGGCAGATTGTCCTTCGGCATCCAACTTGAGGAAAAACAAACCGTTGGATATCGTACCGGGCAAACTTATCCAATTCACCGGATTTCCACTGATATTTTCTATACTAAGCACTTCACGGCCTGATAGATCGAGCAAGGTTACGGTAAAATCCATAGGGATATTCTGTGCAAATCTGATTCCCAGTTGATCCCTCACGGGGTTTGGGAAAACAGTTATAGCACTTTTCTCCGCTCTTTCCGGGAAACCTACTGCCGGAATAACTTCAATATAACATTCTTTCATAAGGGTATCAGAACCATCAGTACCAGACACGGCAAGACTCACATTATAAAGACCCGGATAATGATATTCAATACCCGTGGGATTCTGAACGGTAGAAACAGACGGGTCTGCCCCATCAAATTCCCAACTCCATGCATCTTGAGTAAAAGAAGAAAGATTAGTAAAATCCACGCTTTCACCTTCATAAATAACTCTTTCTGAAGCAACAAAATCAGCAACCGGGCCATTATCCACGAGACCCTGGTATGCCTCAATGCCATAACCTACTTTGGTAAAAACCATAATTCCTTCGTGGTTCAAATTAGGCCCGCAATAATAGTTATAGGATAACGGCAGTTCCCAAATGATTTCCTGGAAATCCGGACTGATCATCCAGTACCTGCCGCCGGCGGGTTCAGCATTAGAAACCATGATATTTCCTGAGGCATCGACGGTAATACGATGATCTGCAACAGGTTCTGCCTGCAATGCAGGAGACGAAAACAGAATGCTTCCATTGTTTTTACTAAGCTTGACAACGCGGTTGCTATCGGTAAGGATGGGGTTATTCTCCGCATCAAAACCAATATTACCATAGGTTCCCGGACCTCCTGAAACAAGGGCGTAAGTCCAGAGTATATCAAATCCCGAGCCGTTGTCCCGGAAGGCAAACAAATCACCCCCATCACGCTGTCCGTAGATAGTTCCATCAGGAGAAACAGTAAGCGGACCTTCCTGGTCGCCATCGCCGGGTAGGGCATCGCTGTAATAAAGAGTCTCCCCTGTGCGGGCATCCACCGCTAACAATTTAATAGCAGTTGTAATCGTTCCCTCCCATTTGTAAATAGTTTCATTATATAGGCAATAATCCGCTGAAGGCATGATAGATACAAAATTTTCATTCGTCCAGACCAGACTTCCATCATCTTTATCCAAGCGGATCATGGAAGGATTATATCCGTTAGGCCCGTTCAAAACAGGGTCGCCATTGCAGGCAAACAAAATATTATGTGCTCCGCCAAATGATTGTGATTTTATCTCTCCTCTCCACTTGACGCTCCCGTCGGTGATATTCAGGGCATAAAGTGTATCAGAAGAATAGTCGTGCACATAAGCTGCATCTTCATTCATCCCGACACAGTAAAGAATCGATGTTTCATACAGTTCCTGCTCCCATAAAAGACTACCAGTGTAAAGGCTTCTGCATTCAACCACCCCGGAGTAAACAGGCGAAAATCTCACCCTTGTAGTAATGAACCTGTCGTTCCAGGAATAAACGGCATTGCCGAAAACAGAATAATTTGCGTCAGTAACTTCCCAAAGTTTATTATCATCCAGGATAAGAGGAGCATTATATTTCGTAACACCATTGCGCTGATTATTGCCCCCGACAGAACTCCAGTTCTGCGATAATACTGCAAAAGATAACAGAATAAAAACTGTAAAAAAAACACTTTTCATAGGTTGGATTTATTGTACTTTACATTCAAACATAGAAAAAAATCGCGAATAAAGAAAAAACAAAAGTTGGAGGTTGCATGCTTCAGGATTCAAGTTATTGGTTGCAGGATTCTTCAGGACAACTCTTAGTTTTTTGCCTCATCGCCTTGGTTTATTAACCAGGATGCAAGACATTATATATTTCAGCAAGAATATCAACCTTCCTGGCCGGTTTTGAGATATATCCCACACACCCGGAATCAACACATTTCACATTTTCTTCAGGCATAGCGTATGCAGTCAGAGCAATTACGGGAACCGATATATTCTTTTTAGTTAATTCTGCCATAAAATCATAGCCATCCATAACAGGCATATTGATATCCAGTAAAATCAAATCAGGAATTATTTTGTTGATTTGATCAAGCAAAAGCTGTCCATTCATGCAATGAATCAATTTTGCCCCGGAATGATCCAGAACGGCTTCCAGGTAATGAAATGAAGAAAGGTCATCTTCAGCTATATAAATCAGCTTTCCCTGAAGATCAATCGTTTTCATCTTCGGCTTTTCCCGTTTTTCTTTTTCCTTAACAACTTCATCCCGATCAAAAGGGATGGTGAAGAAAAACCTGCTCCCCTCATTTTCACGGGATTCAAGCATGATTTTACCTCCCAGCAGTTCAACCAGTCCTTTGCATATACTCAGCCCCAAACCTGTCCCTTCCTTGAACTTATTACTTTCCACCTGATAGAACCGGTCGAAAACAAAGGGCTGGCTATCTGCAGGAATGCCAACTCCTGTATCCCTGACAAAGAATTCCAGATATGGAAAACCCTGGCTTTCCTTCATTTCATATCCCAACTCAACAAAACCTTTATCGGTATGTTTTACGGCATTTGACATCAGGTTATCAAGTATCTGTTTCAATCGTAAGGGATCGGTTTTAACCAAGACATTTGTCATTGAAGATGGGATTGACTGTATAATTTTCAAATCCGGTTTGTTTCTCAGAAGAGGATTATTCCTGAACTGAATTACCACTTCCTGAATAAGCATGTTAATATCGCAGGATTTTCTTTCAATCTTCAATTTGTTGAGTTCAATTTTTGACACATCAATGATATCATCAATCAAGCTCATCAATCTTTCACCGGAACTTTGGATTATCTGAACATACATATTGGTTTTACTATTCTTTGGGAAAGCATCACCCAACAGAGAAGAGAATCCGATGATTGCATTCATGGGGGTTCTGATTTCGTGGCTCATATTGGCAAGAAAAACCGATTTAAGCCTGTCACTTTCTTTCAGAGCTTCTTCCATTGCAACCCGGTCTGAAATATCCTGCATAATGCCAAAGACTTCCCTGGTATTTCCTTTATTATCCCTGGTTACGATCATTCGTTGCAAAATATTGCGTATCTCACCATCCGGTTTGATGATTCTAAATTCATACTCAACATGATCATCCTCCTTCAAGGCTTTAGCAACATTTTGATTATTGTAGTCCCGGTCATCGGGATGGATCCGTTCCTCAATCATCTCATAGCTCAGATCTTTTGGCCTGTCAAATCCCCACATACTATATAGCTGATCCGACCATTTCAGGGAACCGTTTAAAACATCCCACTTCCAGCTACCTATATTACCTAAATTCTGTGCTTCTTTCAGTAATTTTTCACTTTCTTCCATGGCTTTATCGGCCATATAATGATCGGTAACATCCTGAACCTGGGCAATCATATACTTAATAGAGTTGTCGTCTTCCCTCAACAATGCCATATTCAACCTGCCGTACAAGATTTTACCATTCTTATGCCTGTATCTTTTAATTATTTCGTAACCATCAACCATGCCCCCGGTCATTTCCTTCAGTTTGTCCAGACTACCCGGCAAATCTTCTTCATGGGTTATTTCCTTAAAATTCACGCCTATCATTTCTTCTCTGGAATAACCAAACATTTCGGCAAAAGCATTATTAACAGTGATATAATTACCCTGAGCATCGGACAGTGCCATGCCTATTCCTGAATATTCAAATGCATTCCGGAACAGGTCCCTGCTTTCCTTCAAGTCAGCATCTTTTTTCTTATCCGCGGTCAAATCTCTAACTATCCCAAACAGATAGACCTTCCCGTTTACAAGAAAATTCATTCCTATGACTTCGACGGGAAATAAACTACCATCTTTCCTGAGGTGCCTGGATTCAAATACGATGGATTTTCCAGGTTCATGCTTATCCCAGAAGGAAAGAAACTTTTCTTTATCAAATTCCGGATCAATTTCAGATATCTCCATTCCTCTGATTTCCTCCGGAGCTCGCCTTAGCATTTTTCCTGCTGCAGGATTTGCATCAAGAATGGTTCCTTCATTGTTTAAAAAGTAAACTGCATTGGAGGTGGTTTTGAAAAGATGCTCGTAAATACCCTTATAATCCTTAATTTCCTTCGAAATAAATGAATCTGTATCAGCATTTTCCTTCCTCGGGGCGGATTTTCCCGTATTTTCCATATATAGCAGTATTGGGTAAAGGACCAATACGCAATATAGTTAATATCCAAACAAGTACCAAAAATAAAATGCCTTTACTGAAAAATCGGGCATTAGGGAATTCTTGTAATTTTCACTCTTGTCAGGTTAAAGCCGGATATTTGATTTACCTGCAAATTAAATCTGTCGGAATCGAGAAAGCATTCTATAAAAGGTAATCCTGGGGCATAATACAATGATCCTCCGGGAACAAGCGAATTCAGGATTTGCATATACTTGTCTGCATAGAGTTTGTATTCACCATCTTCTCTCAGATGGTGATGAATAAAATGAACAGAAAAGCCCAGGTTGCTGATAAGCGTGCCCCAGGATGCAGCCCTAAAATGATAATCCAGCCAATCCCCCTGGATTAAGTACTGGTCATCATAAACAAAACGGTCAATCCCATAGGCTTCAACACCTTCATTTCTTAAAAAATTGACAAGGTTAGCAGATTGTCCACAACCAATATCCAAAACAGGTTCCAACAGACTATCGGCATCCATCCCGAGTATCATTAACTGAAAATCGGCACTGTATTCGGAAGCAGGGATGGGCTGCAATAA
Proteins encoded:
- a CDS encoding PQQ-binding-like beta-propeller repeat protein, with product MKSVFFTVFILLSFAVLSQNWSSVGGNNQRNGVTKYNAPLILDDNKLWEVTDANYSVFGNAVYSWNDRFITTRVRFSPVYSGVVECRSLYTGSLLWEQELYETSILYCVGMNEDAAYVHDYSSDTLYALNITDGSVKWRGEIKSQSFGGAHNILFACNGDPVLNGPNGYNPSMIRLDKDDGSLVWTNENFVSIMPSADYCLYNETIYKWEGTITTAIKLLAVDARTGETLYYSDALPGDGDQEGPLTVSPDGTIYGQRDGGDLFAFRDNGSGFDILWTYALVSGGPGTYGNIGFDAENNPILTDSNRVVKLSKNNGSILFSSPALQAEPVADHRITVDASGNIMVSNAEPAGGRYWMISPDFQEIIWELPLSYNYYCGPNLNHEGIMVFTKVGYGIEAYQGLVDNGPVADFVASERVIYEGESVDFTNLSSFTQDAWSWEFDGADPSVSTVQNPTGIEYHYPGLYNVSLAVSGTDGSDTLMKECYIEVIPAVGFPERAEKSAITVFPNPVRDQLGIRFAQNIPMDFTVTLLDLSGREVLSIENISGNPVNWISLPGTISNGLFFLKLDAEGQSALIKVLVER
- a CDS encoding PAS domain S-box protein, encoding MENTGKSAPRKENADTDSFISKEIKDYKGIYEHLFKTTSNAVYFLNNEGTILDANPAAGKMLRRAPEEIRGMEISEIDPEFDKEKFLSFWDKHEPGKSIVFESRHLRKDGSLFPVEVIGMNFLVNGKVYLFGIVRDLTADKKKDADLKESRDLFRNAFEYSGIGMALSDAQGNYITVNNAFAEMFGYSREEMIGVNFKEITHEEDLPGSLDKLKEMTGGMVDGYEIIKRYRHKNGKILYGRLNMALLREDDNSIKYMIAQVQDVTDHYMADKAMEESEKLLKEAQNLGNIGSWKWDVLNGSLKWSDQLYSMWGFDRPKDLSYEMIEERIHPDDRDYNNQNVAKALKEDDHVEYEFRIIKPDGEIRNILQRMIVTRDNKGNTREVFGIMQDISDRVAMEEALKESDRLKSVFLANMSHEIRTPMNAIIGFSSLLGDAFPKNSKTNMYVQIIQSSGERLMSLIDDIIDVSKIELNKLKIERKSCDINMLIQEVVIQFRNNPLLRNKPDLKIIQSIPSSMTNVLVKTDPLRLKQILDNLMSNAVKHTDKGFVELGYEMKESQGFPYLEFFVRDTGVGIPADSQPFVFDRFYQVESNKFKEGTGLGLSICKGLVELLGGKIMLESRENEGSRFFFTIPFDRDEVVKEKEKREKPKMKTIDLQGKLIYIAEDDLSSFHYLEAVLDHSGAKLIHCMNGQLLLDQINKIIPDLILLDINMPVMDGYDFMAELTKKNISVPVIALTAYAMPEENVKCVDSGCVGYISKPARKVDILAEIYNVLHPG
- a CDS encoding class I SAM-dependent methyltransferase, encoding MKDFKKVIDEQIIFNQGKNFFHDDFPQNMKFCEDVVQAFERVGSLSDDDAGKLVDYATERSLTEFCRINQFFYFGKEGRDRLRSVYQWLYTELKRGDLPIEKIAEIHYGNLKDWILHTNLFAKNLYQNRESLLQPIPASEYSADFQLMILGMDADSLLEPVLDIGCGQSANLVNFLRNEGVEAYGIDRFVYDDQYLIQGDWLDYHFRAASWGTLISNLGFSVHFIHHHLREDGEYKLYADKYMQILNSLVPGGSLYYAPGLPFIECFLDSDRFNLQVNQISGFNLTRVKITRIP